From the Gordonia bronchialis DSM 43247 genome, one window contains:
- a CDS encoding TetR/AcrR family transcriptional regulator — MPPTPSLDRQTIVDAAIRILATDGPDGLSMRRLAADLDTKPMTLYHYVPNKSALLSMALSDVAASIPWTPPTGTPTQRMAGIVMDMYERLGELPWVVSILTTGTNVGVPALTLAEQFLDATSELGLDDQRSLDLWRACWYLVQSELGWQETLARRKPGETSWHERLTPDDLIGLPRVAGLLGSWPNLSRAFDLREAVQAQIEGVLAMAGISER, encoded by the coding sequence ATGCCGCCGACGCCGTCCCTGGATCGCCAGACGATCGTCGACGCCGCGATTCGGATTCTGGCGACCGACGGCCCCGACGGCCTCAGCATGCGCCGGCTGGCTGCCGACCTCGACACCAAACCGATGACGCTCTACCACTACGTGCCCAACAAGTCGGCGCTGTTGTCGATGGCGCTGTCCGACGTTGCCGCGAGCATCCCGTGGACCCCGCCGACCGGCACCCCTACCCAGCGCATGGCCGGGATCGTGATGGACATGTACGAGCGGCTCGGCGAACTGCCCTGGGTGGTGTCCATCCTCACGACCGGGACCAACGTCGGCGTACCGGCTCTCACCCTCGCCGAGCAATTCCTCGACGCCACAAGCGAACTCGGCCTCGACGACCAACGCTCACTGGACTTGTGGCGGGCTTGCTGGTACCTGGTCCAGTCCGAACTCGGCTGGCAGGAAACCCTGGCGCGACGAAAACCCGGCGAGACGTCGTGGCATGAGCGGTTGACCCCCGACGACCTGATCGGCCTTCCCCGGGTCGCGGGCCTGCTCGGGTCGTGGCCCAACCTCTCGCGCGCCTTCGACCTGCGCGAGGCGGTGCAGGCGCAGATCGAAGGAGTGCTGGCGATGGCGGGCATCTCGGAACGTTGA
- a CDS encoding MFS transporter, protein MVLTSSRPTRAVSLFVAVFVLQFLVAVDMSLVNIALPAMADDLGFTATGLQWVVNAYLLCFAGFMLLGGRRGDWFGRRRVIVVGLIVFAAASVVGGLAAVPWVLVAARAVQGVAAALLAPAALALVTISDDTRRKKAMGLWAAAGAAGGAVGVVASGLLTQWWDWRAVMFVNVPIIVVGLAATWRGVAGHDEHDRSRLDVLGGVLITASVTALVFAVTSTDIHGWTSARTLIALAAATVLCAWFVPTERRAPHPLMPPRLPAPRSILGANVFGFMLAAGQLAAFYFCSLYVQTVWDVEPAIAGVLFLPFCGFVVVGIAVSGKLVARFGPRNTIAGLGVLGALGLAVFARMPADFDFWLGILLPSAITATGIGGSMVLLGVAGTAGVDARDAGAASGVLNSSRQLGGTFGLAVLVTIAAHATLPRDGYQLGLAVGAVFLLVGSVAAWLILPRSTEDADVAEAVTTAGI, encoded by the coding sequence ATGGTTCTCACCTCATCGCGACCCACCCGGGCGGTCTCGCTGTTCGTGGCGGTCTTCGTGTTGCAGTTCCTCGTCGCAGTCGACATGTCACTGGTCAACATCGCGTTGCCGGCCATGGCCGACGATCTCGGCTTCACGGCGACCGGACTGCAATGGGTGGTCAACGCCTACCTGCTGTGCTTCGCCGGATTCATGCTCCTCGGCGGCCGGCGGGGCGACTGGTTCGGACGACGCCGGGTGATCGTGGTGGGGCTGATCGTGTTCGCGGCGGCGAGCGTCGTCGGCGGTCTCGCCGCCGTCCCGTGGGTCCTGGTCGCCGCCCGTGCGGTGCAGGGCGTCGCGGCCGCCCTCCTCGCACCCGCCGCATTGGCCCTGGTCACCATCTCCGACGACACTCGACGCAAGAAGGCAATGGGACTCTGGGCGGCTGCCGGTGCCGCGGGAGGCGCCGTGGGCGTGGTCGCCAGCGGCCTGCTCACCCAATGGTGGGATTGGCGCGCGGTGATGTTCGTGAACGTGCCGATCATCGTCGTCGGCCTGGCCGCGACATGGCGTGGCGTGGCCGGGCACGACGAGCATGATCGAAGCCGGCTCGACGTTCTCGGCGGAGTGCTGATCACCGCATCGGTCACCGCGCTGGTCTTCGCGGTGACCTCCACCGACATCCACGGATGGACGTCGGCGCGCACGCTGATCGCCCTGGCCGCGGCAACGGTTCTGTGTGCCTGGTTCGTGCCTACCGAGCGCAGGGCCCCGCACCCACTGATGCCGCCCCGGTTGCCCGCCCCCCGAAGTATTCTGGGCGCCAACGTCTTCGGGTTCATGCTCGCTGCCGGACAACTGGCCGCGTTCTACTTCTGCTCGTTGTACGTGCAGACCGTCTGGGATGTGGAGCCGGCGATCGCCGGGGTGCTGTTCCTGCCGTTCTGCGGCTTCGTGGTCGTGGGTATCGCGGTGTCCGGGAAGCTCGTGGCGCGCTTCGGCCCGCGCAACACCATCGCCGGCCTCGGTGTGCTCGGCGCCCTCGGTCTGGCCGTATTCGCCCGCATGCCAGCCGATTTCGACTTCTGGCTCGGTATCCTCCTGCCGTCGGCCATCACCGCGACCGGCATCGGCGGTTCGATGGTGCTTCTCGGCGTGGCCGGGACCGCCGGAGTCGACGCCCGCGATGCCGGCGCGGCGTCGGGCGTGCTCAACAGTTCACGCCAGCTCGGCGGCACATTCGGGCTCGCCGTACTCGTCACCATCGCCGCGCACGCCACGTTGCCGCGCGACGGCTACCAACTCGGACTGGCCGTCGGAGCCGTGTTCCTGCTCGTGGGAAGTGTTGCGGCGTGGCTCATCCTGCCGCGGTCGACGGAGGATGCCGACGTTGCCGAGGCTGTCACGACGGCCGGGATCTGA
- a CDS encoding SWIM zinc finger family protein — MGERWTVDQVLMLAPDAASVRAGQKLATPTPWTATGHRLGAVWGLCAGSGRTPYRTVVDLTAPAYKCSCPSRKFPCKHAIGLLLLWSEGSVPEATEPPDDAAEWLAGRAARTVTPKASAPPKDPAQAAKTAAQRADRVRAGVEELQLWLTDQVANGLAGAEADAYRRFDTVAARLVDAQAPGLARRVRRLPELIVTGDGADWPDRLLAEFGRLWSLTVAHQRLDQLPEPLQHTVRRHVGYQTSRADVLATPGVTDTWAFVGSRTTEEDRLQARRTYVFGVESGRFGLILDYAPTGAVLPTYPVIGSALRTAMHFYPGNPDLRCLPDEQPATLVEVPSLPFATVADARRRLADAVATDPWLSVHPVLIGGWLARTATGRAALVDDAGAAVELLDVDARWAMLLALSGGQRIGVVGDFGVHGLDPFAIQLDGQVVGL; from the coding sequence ATGGGGGAGCGATGGACGGTCGACCAGGTGCTGATGCTGGCGCCCGACGCCGCGTCGGTCCGGGCCGGTCAGAAACTCGCCACCCCGACGCCGTGGACAGCCACCGGCCACCGTCTGGGCGCGGTGTGGGGTCTGTGCGCGGGCAGCGGCAGAACTCCCTACCGGACCGTCGTCGATCTCACGGCGCCCGCGTACAAATGCTCCTGCCCGTCCCGCAAGTTTCCGTGCAAGCATGCGATCGGCCTGCTCCTGCTGTGGAGTGAGGGTTCGGTCCCGGAGGCAACCGAACCACCCGACGACGCCGCGGAGTGGCTCGCCGGCCGCGCAGCGCGAACGGTCACACCCAAGGCGTCGGCACCGCCGAAGGACCCGGCGCAGGCAGCAAAAACCGCTGCTCAGCGCGCCGACCGGGTGCGCGCGGGCGTCGAGGAACTGCAGCTGTGGCTCACCGATCAGGTGGCCAACGGCCTCGCCGGCGCCGAGGCCGACGCGTACCGCCGATTCGACACCGTCGCCGCACGGCTCGTCGACGCCCAGGCGCCCGGTCTCGCGCGCCGCGTCCGGCGTCTGCCGGAGCTGATCGTGACCGGTGACGGTGCCGACTGGCCGGACCGCCTTCTGGCGGAGTTCGGGCGGCTGTGGTCGTTGACCGTCGCCCACCAGCGTCTCGATCAACTCCCGGAACCTCTGCAGCACACGGTGCGACGCCACGTCGGCTATCAGACGTCGCGCGCCGATGTCCTGGCGACACCGGGGGTCACCGACACCTGGGCGTTTGTCGGGTCGCGCACCACCGAGGAAGACCGCCTGCAGGCACGACGTACCTACGTCTTCGGCGTCGAATCCGGGCGGTTCGGCCTGATCCTCGACTACGCTCCCACCGGCGCAGTGCTGCCCACCTACCCGGTGATCGGGTCGGCGCTGCGGACCGCCATGCACTTTTATCCCGGAAACCCCGACTTGCGGTGCCTGCCCGACGAGCAACCCGCCACCTTGGTCGAGGTGCCATCACTGCCGTTCGCGACTGTTGCCGACGCGCGGCGCCGGTTGGCCGACGCGGTCGCTACCGATCCCTGGCTGTCGGTTCACCCGGTTCTGATCGGTGGATGGCTCGCGCGGACCGCCACGGGCAGGGCTGCCCTGGTCGACGACGCGGGGGCGGCGGTCGAACTCCTCGATGTCGACGCGCGCTGGGCGATGCTCCTCGCCCTCAGTGGTGGGCAGCGCATCGGCGTCGTCGGCGACTTCGGCGTACACGGGCTCGATCCGTTCGCCATCCAGCTCGACGGGCAGGTGGTGGGCCTGTGA
- a CDS encoding DUF5691 domain-containing protein yields the protein MSTWEEVVSAALVGARTRAVDAENLDAVVAQHVTRVVDTDPSIRVLQIAALTAVATQASGPVPDLTAQPLPPVPADPRPLMSELASAHVGRAFTLSPAVANWCVDLLSHSRFRPPMRLLPDLLRRTAHNVAIRPKIERIAGPAGYWLAEYAPDLGAVLPREEVGTTTREDPTVWTHGALSERTAYLRALRGRDPIAGAELLAAGWASESGPDREALLDTLTQGASVADEDFLERALDDRRGAVRATAARILDIIPESGLQQRLFAAASPHLEMRGRLRKKLHVTLPAEPDDDLRRDGITVKPPRGTGLRVWVLAQLLSRIPPSRWEAQLGADPTTIVDAIGPEDGVVVESLCRAAVLHRDQRWADALVGHREALPDVARAASTARLVSVYPDLPAEKLPALLALIDAPWPEPIARHTFAAVARLLRENTYSAPAAARLLDALAVGLPATDRWQEAVAQLSATAVTGHAQLAVVSEALRVRSVLTKELQ from the coding sequence GTGAGTACCTGGGAAGAGGTGGTGTCCGCGGCGCTGGTCGGAGCACGTACCCGCGCCGTGGACGCAGAGAACCTGGATGCGGTTGTCGCCCAGCATGTCACGAGAGTTGTCGATACCGACCCGTCGATCCGGGTCCTGCAGATCGCCGCCCTCACCGCGGTGGCCACGCAGGCCAGCGGACCCGTCCCCGACCTCACGGCACAACCGCTGCCACCGGTTCCCGCCGACCCACGGCCCCTGATGTCCGAACTCGCGTCCGCGCACGTCGGCCGAGCATTCACCCTGTCACCCGCGGTAGCCAACTGGTGTGTGGACCTGTTGTCGCACAGCCGATTCCGTCCACCGATGCGGCTACTTCCGGACCTGTTGCGCCGGACCGCTCACAATGTGGCGATCCGGCCGAAGATCGAGCGGATCGCCGGACCGGCCGGGTACTGGCTGGCCGAATATGCACCGGACCTCGGAGCCGTCCTGCCGCGGGAGGAGGTGGGGACCACTACCCGAGAGGATCCCACGGTCTGGACCCACGGGGCGTTATCGGAACGGACCGCGTACCTGCGCGCCCTCCGCGGACGTGACCCCATCGCCGGTGCCGAACTGCTCGCCGCAGGTTGGGCGTCGGAAAGCGGACCCGACCGCGAAGCCCTCCTCGACACGCTGACGCAGGGCGCGTCCGTCGCCGACGAGGATTTCCTTGAACGAGCGCTCGATGACCGACGCGGCGCGGTACGGGCCACCGCGGCGCGCATACTCGACATCATTCCCGAATCCGGTTTGCAACAACGCCTTTTCGCGGCCGCCTCGCCGCACCTCGAGATGCGTGGACGCCTGCGCAAGAAGCTACATGTCACGCTGCCGGCCGAACCCGACGACGATCTGCGACGCGACGGCATCACCGTGAAACCACCGAGGGGGACCGGGCTGCGGGTGTGGGTCCTCGCGCAACTGCTGTCGCGCATCCCACCCAGCCGCTGGGAAGCCCAGTTGGGCGCCGACCCCACCACCATCGTCGACGCCATCGGCCCCGAGGACGGTGTCGTGGTCGAGAGTCTGTGCCGCGCAGCAGTTCTCCACCGCGATCAGCGGTGGGCCGACGCCCTGGTCGGACATCGGGAGGCCCTCCCCGATGTTGCGCGGGCAGCGTCGACCGCCCGGCTGGTGTCTGTCTACCCCGACCTGCCGGCGGAGAAGCTGCCGGCGTTGCTCGCGCTCATTGACGCGCCGTGGCCTGAGCCGATTGCCCGGCATACCTTTGCTGCCGTTGCCCGGTTGCTGCGCGAGAACACCTATTCCGCCCCGGCGGCCGCGCGACTTCTCGACGCGCTCGCCGTCGGCCTGCCCGCTACCGACCGGTGGCAGGAGGCCGTCGCCCAGCTGTCAGCCACCGCCGTCACCGGGCACGCCCAGCTGGCCGTGGTCAGCGAGGCCCTCCGCGTCCGATCCGTCCTCACCAAGGAGTTGCAGTGA
- a CDS encoding ATP-binding protein: MTENHQTDDLLRPHAEQLYADELAALRAQDHATRPTNWMLSPSAVVTYLLGGELDDGTTISPKYIGPRRLMEVAVATLATDRALLLLGVPGTAKTWVSEHLSAAISGTSTLLVQGTAGTPEEAIRYGWNYARLIAEGPSREALVPSPIMTAMEQGKIARLEELTRIPSDVQDALITVLSEKTLPVPELGIEVQAAKGFSVIATANDRDRGVNELSSALRRRFNTVVLPLPATADEEVAIVTQRVAALGKSLELPDLPSATEEIRRVVTVFREMRSGVTEDGRAKVKQPSGTLSTAEAISVITHGLAMSVHFGDGVLRPSDVAAGIHGAVIKDPAADTAIWTEYLEGVIRERADWADFYRAARGALR; encoded by the coding sequence GTGACCGAGAACCACCAGACCGACGATCTACTGCGACCGCACGCCGAACAGCTGTATGCCGATGAGCTCGCCGCGCTGCGCGCGCAGGATCACGCCACCCGGCCGACGAACTGGATGCTCTCTCCGTCGGCCGTCGTCACCTATCTCCTCGGCGGTGAACTCGACGACGGAACCACCATCTCGCCCAAGTACATCGGGCCGCGGCGCCTCATGGAGGTGGCGGTCGCGACACTCGCCACCGACCGCGCACTGCTCCTGCTGGGAGTACCCGGCACGGCGAAAACGTGGGTGTCGGAGCACCTGTCCGCCGCGATCAGCGGGACGTCCACGCTGCTCGTGCAGGGCACCGCGGGCACACCGGAGGAGGCCATCCGATACGGCTGGAACTATGCCCGCCTCATCGCCGAGGGACCGAGCCGGGAGGCGCTCGTGCCGTCGCCCATCATGACGGCCATGGAGCAGGGCAAGATAGCCCGGCTCGAGGAGCTGACCCGCATCCCGTCCGACGTTCAGGATGCGCTGATCACGGTGCTCAGCGAAAAGACCCTGCCCGTACCCGAACTCGGGATCGAGGTGCAGGCCGCCAAGGGGTTCAGCGTGATCGCGACCGCCAACGACCGGGACCGCGGCGTCAACGAGCTGTCGTCGGCGTTGCGACGGCGCTTCAACACCGTCGTCCTTCCGCTGCCGGCGACCGCCGACGAGGAGGTGGCGATCGTGACCCAACGCGTCGCGGCGCTCGGTAAAAGCCTCGAACTTCCCGACCTGCCGTCGGCCACCGAGGAGATCCGGCGCGTCGTCACCGTGTTCCGCGAAATGCGTTCCGGCGTCACCGAAGACGGACGGGCCAAGGTGAAGCAACCCAGCGGAACCCTGTCCACCGCCGAAGCGATCTCGGTGATCACGCATGGTCTGGCGATGTCGGTGCACTTCGGCGACGGGGTACTACGACCGAGTGACGTGGCAGCCGGCATCCACGGCGCCGTGATCAAGGACCCCGCCGCAGACACCGCGATCTGGACCGAATACCTCGAAGGCGTCATCCGC